Proteins encoded in a region of the Populus alba chromosome 13, ASM523922v2, whole genome shotgun sequence genome:
- the LOC140954472 gene encoding PHD finger protein At1g33420 — protein sequence MKRARRNNRVTANLYDILSFPSAGDSVSPAVPFRDNIKAFLSRHARVTFPPSLFPSLLTWQILFRVGDLVLDGPDISSVVLALDIVEEDVTRSSRSVYCNQCRVVGWGGHPVCKKRYHFIIRANNSSPADGYQRSCNRCGNRWSHISSESRCKGCDTVITTDDIEDWVYSQFEDNTHLLHGVVHSNGFGHLLLVNGREGGSSVLTGSDIMNFWDRLCETLAVRKVSVMDVSRKYGMEYRLLNAITKGHSWYGGWGYEFGCGSFAITLDAYKKAVESISRVPLAPLLFRGRGPQTRLQALISFYRSLSDSELVTIKDLFSFLSSLIHESNESLASMATPKNLKPAANILCAWTRDDVERVQQAMIKVLAAASGKTNWVTRHALKGVMSKTASPELLDYCLKHLGGKLAASGTVVWPRCNPNSFDIEFRLEPPSFKHNGTNQPSKEHIIGDLKFLFDSLVHPETMVNYRPLVTREDVIDSATKLLDCKQFMKDYYRPDKRMVDNPFAIQLWCYVEFSEHLKEDPTIPPELVVLPSNATVADLKTEATKAFQQVYAMLRRFEARELVDYGPLEDSITIKFLVGQSGTVRIKGTCTSKYALSHFRMEKGQENWIVDCMCGAKDDDGERMLACDTCGVWQHTRCAGIDNCDEIPEKFECMRCINSYRNKSERHLKEFLNPKHLQAGMGLEPMVSVSDLDYL from the exons ATGAAGCGAGCCAGGAGAAATAACAGGGTTACTGCAAATCTCTACGACATCCTCTCTTTTCCGTCTGCCGGCGACTCCGTCTCCCCCGCTGTTCCCTTCAGGGACAACATCAAGGCGTTTTTGTCACGTCACGCGCGGGTCACCTTCCCCCCCTCACTGTTTCCCTCCTTGTTGACGTGGCAGATCTTGTTTCGCGTAGGAGATCTGGTGCTCGACGGACCGGATATCTCTTCGGTCGTTCTGGCTCTCGATATTGTCGAGGAGGACGTTACCAGATCTTCTAGATCCGTGTATTGCAACCAGTGCCGAGTCGTTG GCTGGGGTGGACATCCCGTGTGCAAGAAACGGTACCATTTTATCATAAGAGCTAACAACAGCAGCCCTGCTGACGGATATCAGAGATCATGCAACAGATGCGGCAATCGGTGGTCGCACATATCATCAGAATCCAG GTGCAAGGGGTGTGACACCGTGATTACCACAGATGATATTGAAGATTGGGTGTATTCTCAGTTCGAAGATAACACTCATCTACTTCACGGGGTTGTTCACTCCAATGGCTTTGGCCACCTGCTCTTGGTTAATGGAAGGGAAGGTGGTTCCAGTGTTTTGACTGGTTCTGATATCATGAACTTTTGGGATAGGCTGTGCGAGACTTTGGCAGTAAG GAAGGTATCTGTCATGGATGTGTCAAGAAAATATGGGATGGAGTACCGATTGCTCAATGCAATCACCAAGGGTCATTCATGGTATGGTGGTTGGGGTTATGAATTTGGATGTGGAAGCTTTGCAATAACATTGGATGCTTACAAGAAAGCAGTGGAAAGCATATCAAGAGTGCCCTTAGCCCCCCTCTTATTCCGGGGACGAGGACCACAAACTAGGCTACAAGCTCTAATTTCATTTTACCGATCATTGTCAGACTCGGAGCTTGTTACTATAAAGGACCTTTTCTCCTTTTTGTCTAGTCTGATCCATGAAAGCAACGAGTCATTAGCATCCATGGCAACACCCAAGAACTTAAAACCTGCTGCAAATATATTGTGTGCGTGGACAAGGGATGATGTAGAACGTGTACAACAAGCAATGATCAAGGTACTGGCTGCGGCATCTGGCAAGACCAATTGGGTTACAAGGCATGCTCTTAAAGGTGTCATGTCTAAAACAGCATCTCCAGAGCTTCTTGATTACTGCCTTAAACACTTGGGAGGGAAGTTGGCAGCTAGTGGCACAGTGGTTTGGCCACGATGCAATCCTAATTCCTTTGATATTGAATTCAG GCTAGAACCACCGAGTTTCAAACACAATGGAACAAATCAGCCATCAAAAGAACATATCATAGGTgatctgaaatttttatttgattcctTGGTTCACCCTGAAACCATGGTAAACTATAGACCTCTAGTGACTAGAGAAGATGTGATTGACTCAGCAACCAAGCTTCTCGACTGCAAACAATTCATGAAGGACTACTATAGACCAGATAAACGGATGGTTGATAACCCTTTTGCCATTCAGCTTTGGTGCTATGTAGAGTTTTCAGAGCATCTAAAAGAAGACCCAACTATACCGCCAGAGTTAGTTGTCCTGCCTTCAAATGCCACTGTTGCTGACCTAAAAACTGAAGCCACCAAAGCTTTTCAACAAGTATATGCCATGCTTAGGAGATTCGAAGCTCGTGAATTGGTAGACTATGGGCCTCTTGAGGATTCCATTACTATTAAGTTTCTGGTTGGACAAAGTGGAACTGTCCGAATTAAAGGGACATGCACATCAAAATATGCACTCAGCCATTTCCGAATGGAGAAGGGACAGGAGAATTGGATTGTGGATTGCATGTGTGGAGCTAAGGATGATGATGGTGAGAGGATGTTAGCTTGTGATACCTGCGGTGTTTGGCAGCATACTAGGTGCGCTGGGATTGACAATTGTGATGAAATTCCTGAAAAGTTTGAGTGCATGAGATGTATCAACTCATACCGCAATAAATCTGAGAGGCATCTAAAAGAATTTCTCAATCCAAAACATCTACAAGCAGGGATGGGGCTGGAACCGATGGTGTCAGTGTCGGATCTGGACTACCTATGA